In Paenibacillus sonchi, a single genomic region encodes these proteins:
- a CDS encoding DUF3231 family protein produces the protein MSGILGGNAKDEPMHYGEIYNVWQASMVAKGAISFYRAFLNHAGDHDLKKILSALIDQAELEVSECDKLLTDNGIGTAPALPDRPQAKLEDIPVGARFTDPEIAAKIAADVATSLVACSQAMGQSIREDVGALFGKYHMTKAAQGVKILNMLKEKGWLIPPPLQVKRQETVNA, from the coding sequence ATGTCTGGGATTTTAGGCGGAAATGCAAAAGATGAACCGATGCATTATGGAGAAATCTATAATGTCTGGCAGGCTTCGATGGTCGCAAAGGGGGCTATTTCCTTTTACCGTGCCTTTCTGAACCATGCGGGTGACCATGATCTGAAAAAAATCCTGAGCGCATTGATTGATCAGGCTGAACTGGAAGTAAGCGAATGCGACAAATTATTGACAGACAACGGTATCGGCACTGCTCCGGCATTGCCCGACAGACCCCAGGCCAAGCTTGAAGACATTCCCGTGGGGGCAAGATTTACAGATCCCGAAATTGCCGCCAAAATTGCCGCTGATGTGGCCACTTCCCTGGTAGCCTGCAGCCAAGCGATGGGACAAAGCATCCGTGAGGATGTCGGCGCCTTATTCGGCAAGTATCACATGACCAAAGCAGCCCAAGGAGTCAAAATTCTGAATATGCTTAAAGAAAAAGGCTGGCTTATTCCTCCGCCGCTTCAAGTCAAAAGACAAGAAACTGTGAACGCTTAA
- a CDS encoding alpha amylase N-terminal ig-like domain-containing protein, with product MHTREQAFQAASNRTTIQREALHHVPHSNWAYLYDKDTFHLRVRTGKANVDQVFALTGDKYDWEHYHEEHRMQKIASDQFFDYWETAVKPENKRFSYAFRMLAGDETLWMTETGFFTEPPAPPEGYYERPYIHEADLFKAPEWAKSAVFYQIMPDRFANGDPGKDPVNVAAWGDTPTAESFFGGDLQGIMDHLDYLARLGITAIYLTPIFEAPSNHKYDTTDYRKVDPDFGDVELLKKLVATAHAKGIRVVLDAVFNHISAQSPNSKV from the coding sequence ATGCATACCAGAGAACAAGCATTCCAAGCGGCAAGCAACCGTACAACGATTCAGCGTGAAGCTCTACATCATGTTCCCCACAGCAACTGGGCGTATCTCTATGACAAGGATACCTTCCATCTGCGCGTCCGGACAGGGAAAGCGAATGTGGACCAGGTCTTTGCGCTCACGGGCGACAAATATGACTGGGAGCATTATCATGAGGAGCACAGGATGCAAAAAATAGCATCTGATCAGTTCTTTGATTATTGGGAAACGGCTGTGAAGCCGGAAAACAAGCGTTTCTCTTATGCCTTTCGGATGCTGGCAGGAGACGAGACCCTCTGGATGACGGAAACCGGGTTTTTTACGGAACCGCCAGCACCGCCCGAAGGTTACTATGAACGGCCTTACATCCATGAGGCCGACCTGTTCAAAGCCCCCGAATGGGCCAAGTCGGCCGTGTTCTATCAGATCATGCCGGACCGTTTTGCCAATGGAGATCCGGGAAAGGACCCGGTGAATGTGGCGGCATGGGGAGATACGCCCACAGCGGAAAGCTTTTTTGGAGGCGATCTGCAAGGCATTATGGATCATCTTGATTACTTGGCCCGGCTCGGGATTACCGCCATTTATCTGACGCCGATCTTCGAAGCGCCAAGCAATCATAAGTATGACACTACCGATTACCGGAAGGTCGATCCGGATTTCGGTGATGTGGAACTGCTTAAGAAGCTGGTGGCCACCGCCCATGCCAAGGGGATCCGTGTGGTTCTTGACGCCGTATTTAACCATATCAGTGCACAATCCCCCAATTCCAAAGTGTGA